The nucleotide window TACTGAATGAGTAGAAGTGCCTTTTTCTATGGTTTCTCTTCCTTTGtcactcctcttcctcttctctcctTCCCTTTGTTCCCATGCTATCTTTCCCCCCGAGTTTCCTCTCGTGATGTGTGTGAATCCACAGCCAACTCCTGAATTCCCTTCCTTTCAATGCTCCGTGATGGTTCTGTCCCCTATATCagtgaaatgaataaaaatactgGCTCTTAAGACTCGTTTTATGGTATTTCACTCTTCTGTCAGATTCATCTGGGTTGGgggttttttttccctctcttttcCTTGAAACATTAACGGCTCTTTCAGTGGTTGAGGTACAAAATTGGCCTTCAGTGTCCGGTATGCATAGTTTTTAAAGGCGTTTACACCTTTTAATGCTCGGAACAAActaaaatacaaattcaaattgagtaaattaattttttCCTGTAAAACTACACTgctattcaaatgtttgggattgGTAGGGTTTGTATATATCACACAGTAATCttgtgaaatactatttaaaaatttgtataaattttatatttattgaatatttttacattttattcctgtgattcaaagctgaattttcagcatcattacattatgctgatttgatgcttttaatattatcaatgttgaaaacttcgTTGAAagcagtttttgctgcttaatatttttttgtgtaaaggTTATTTTCCTGGATTCTTGGAATAGAAAGTCTTTTGTAACAAATATTTACTGTTAATTTTGATTAACTTAATGccttcttgctgaataaaagatctCACACAATGTAGAAATTTactaaccccaaacctttgaacaataACAATCATGAAGGTTGATCATTGAAATTTGTGGAGCACCTCAGCAGGGGTTTCTGTAAGTCCATACATGTAGTCTTGACATGTCTTAAAAGGTCACATGTCTTAAAAATAGCATGTTATTGGATACTTAAGGGGGTTCACTTCATTATTTCATATATACATTTCCATCAATATTCTCatgttcccccccccccccccccttctgaAAGGttggtaaaaaataatttactataCAGGacatatttagtattttatttttggggggatgaacttttttttttttcagactaatTATTTTATCCTAAAACGGATTAAAATTAACATAAATGCTTGGAAATATGAGGTGAAATTTGTCTTGCGAGTGTCAAACCATTGCAAATCATTGACAACTCTGAAAAATGACAGAAATCCAGTGTAAGAGTGAATAAACTGGAGTTCCATATTTGGTGATCCTTCGTCTATATATGTGTATTTTAGGATGGGTGGATTAAGCAGTGCAGCCTCATTCCTTGGAGAActaatgcttaaaaataaaaccttcaaaataaaaaaacaaaggtttaaccAACTTTAACCAGACATTAAGGCAAATCTGAAGATACAATCAGTCAGTGACAAACCACAAAGCCAGTGCCATTCTACATCACTCATTAAACCTCAAGAAGTCGCACAAACATCCCCACTTTGATTGTACTCCGTTTTGATCATGAGAAAACTGAACTTTATATGATAAACTGTTCTAAAGGAAAAGCCGGAGTAATTTTCAAAGCTGATCCCATCATTCCAGTCTCCCAGGGGTGTCACAAATGTTCAGGTAAGGAAACCACTATTTGACAGTGAACTTTAGCTAAAGGCAAAATACCATCGGTTAGAAAACAATAAATGCCCTGCCTATATACACACCTTCACAGTTGAAAgcagtttgtttattcattcaaacgtaaagcaaatgttttaaaatgaaataataaaagtgGGAAGTATATAGTGACACAATGCcataaaatggttaaatcaatTTGTGTGCATAAAGTGTGAGAACAAAGCTTCATGTGATTTTCAAGATGATTCAGAAGCCAGAGCCAAAACAGATTCATTGCAGTCTAGAACAAAAGGTTATTTTGTATCTatatgttgatatatatatattaaaaaaaaattcatgataTGACCGTAACATAAAGAAAAATACTCTTCTCTTTACTAGTGACTCATATGAAGGGTCAAGAAATATTGAGTCAACCAGAAGATATTTTGCAGTTTATAGGCCTTGACAGTGTCAAGTAAACTAAACATTTAATATGCCCTACAATTTTTTACCATAGTAATAGTTTGATATCAAGTGCTATAGTGACATTCATAGTTTTTTGTCTAGTACAAAATGTAGGACCAATAACTAGTCATTTTAACCAAAACTATGGTTACTACAGAAAATATTTGCTTCATACAAACTCTTATAAACACAAAAAGTGTTTTGGTTCAAAAATGTACATTATCGCTGATCAAATGTTTATGCACCCCCAATGTAATGATTTGTATGCAGGACAATATTGTAAATGAACTTTGAATTGACCTCACTGATGGCTTGTGCAAACCACTGATAAAGTATCGTGAGATCAATGATGTAGCTTAAGCAACTATTTCTTTTTGTTAAAATAGTATCTGCGatagaaaacatgtttttatatgaGTTTGTTCTATGTTATCTTGTTTGCTGAAGATATTATCAGAGCCTATGAATTTGTTAGCCTCAATTTCAACTCGAAAAGCAAATATAACCATGAAAATCCAGGAAAGGAGGAAAATGCTGTGGCGTTGGTCCAGTAGGTCCATCAGGCTTTCATATAGGCTACAGTGTTAATGCTGAGACACTGCTCAAACTCACACAAATAACCTTTGACTCTGCTGttagaaaaagacaaaaactgtTTCAATACTCAATCAAAAAAGTCAATACACGCTATGTTTTTGTGTTCAAATGGTAATGCTGaagttaatttatatttaatataaggcACACTGAACATACCAGGTGTAATTACTCAAGGAAGGAACAGTACGTTTACAATGGGTCAGAATTATGTTCAGTAAATAAaggaatttatacatttataagcaATTGATTGACATTTGGCAAACTATACGTCGACATTACCATGTAGTACAGACAGCTGAAACACATTATTCCCACACGTTCTTCTGACAGAAGTAAACTAcctgtaagaatgaaataaatgtatgcatacaATTTCACATTCAACATCCAGAacataagctatatatatatataatgcacattTATATGGCATAAGGCTGTTTGGTGCACTTACCCCACAGTCAACAGCAGTCTGGAGGTCTCTGCAGCTGTAGCTTGGTCCGAGACTACAGGGGTCCGCAGCAATGACAGGCTCCTTCTCACCAGAAACACACAAATCTGCCTTCTATAGGGTCCGGAAAACAGAtaaaaaaccaaaaataaaaattatcccttgatttactcaccctcaaggtgtatgactttcttcttccagACGAATACAATCAAAGTTTTATAATGGCATGAATGgtggttgagattttgaagcacCAAAAGTGCATCCATTCTTCATAAAAAACGCTCCAAACAGCTCTGGGCCGTAATAAATACCTTCTGGAGAGAAtcaatgtgtttgtgtaagaaaatgtacatatttaaacCTTTATCAGTTGTAATCTCTAGCGTCCTCTAACTGTCATACGCACGTTCACGAGAGAGTGGCGTTCCAGCGGATGACGTACTCTGCACCTCCACGTTCATCACTTCTCTCTGGAGCAGCTTACACGATACGCCTACAACCTACAAACACATCGATTCACTGACTCCGGAGCCATGTGAACTACTTTTCTTTTGATGGATGGGTGCGCTTTTatgggcttcaaaatctcgacTAACATTATAAAGCTTTCTCCAGCTGTCTCCAGGTTGATGTGCTGCTTGGCTAACCGTTCAATGCTTCTTTTTTTCAATGCAAATTCAACAAGCTGACCAACTGCTACACAATTGAAAATGGGAAACAggccttttttttaaagtatctatTCACCTGCAAAAACATCCCTGAACACTGGTAAATGTGATCGCACAGTAAAACTCGAGTGGTTTCTACCTTACAGATGTCCAGCGCCCCCTGCTGTTTGCTCAGAAACACACTGAGCCTGTTCCCATGACGCTGCACGAAAGTCTCACACTAgatgagataaagaaaaaataacagtaaaCTGACAATTTAAGTGCATTTAAAAGCATGTAATCTAAAGGAGCAGACTGATGTCTAACCTTCGGCATGGCACTGGGGTGCAGCTGGCAGACGGTGTTCAGGAACGAAGCAGCCTGGAGCTTGGTAGCATTGGAGCCCAGATGCATATGAGTCAAAACTGCCAATGTAAGGCAGGAATCACAATCAGAAAGCACCTCAGCCGCTGTAAAATAAAGAGAAAGGGATCAAGAAACAGGATGGGAGGAAAATTATGTACactgacaaaacaaaaatataacagtAGTGTTAGTTCAAAAGGAAAAAAAGCCAGAGTCTGGACTCTTACCGTTGACGGGAAGCTCCCTTATTTCACAAATACGAAGCAGAGTGCATATGAAGTTCGGTGAACTATTGTTCAGTAGCATGTCAACCAACAGCTGGACGTATTTTTCTACCATCTTATTGCACTGAGGCTGAACCAGAGGAGGAAACTCTCTGCACAAACCCTCCAGCAGGACAGTTATGATGCTCTGCCAAGTacaaaaatgacaacattttctaattaaatatgAGATGTTTAGGACTCGAAGCTCTGTGTATGTTTTTAATAGCATACTAACATACTCTTCCTGCAATACAGTATTCAAACATGAAATATTCAGATGATCTGCTGATGATGAAAAGTGTAGTAGTGTATAAGAAGCACAGTGTGGGATGTACAGTACAGTATCCCACAATACAGTGTGCTTTATTTGACCTTTTATTTCCACTCCGGAGCAAACTGGACCTAATAACTGCATCTGTTTTGACTCATCATTTGATCAGACTACCTAAATATATAAGATTTTTAAACAGAAttgaagtaataaaaaataatttaatttatttagaagaTGATTTGTGTGACAACAATGTAGCATACTTTGAAACATTTATCAACACTTTTAGGTTAATAGTTAAATGAAATCCTTGCTGAAAAATGACACtttaacatacttttaaaaagagtagcTATTATGGAAATCATATCCTTTGAAAGAATATACTAAAGTGCAGTGTTGAAAATGTTTACCTATTTCAACTTAAGTGTAGTTGCTGCCTTAAATCAAGTATGATTAAACTTATTTGTATGAGTCATTTCAACTCCAAAAAATTTAACCGAATCTTATTCAAAAGTGTTGAGTTATGAGTTCTGATGAGTTAATGTAAAAACATGGGCATGACTTATTGATCATattcttgtatttattttaagcGTGTGAGCTGAATGTAATGATTTTGGGCACTTAACtgaatgttaattgcaattacattaaaatgtattagccTATAGTTTAAATTCATATTCAATTAGCTGaaatataaaatgcttttttgatccacttaagTAGGGCTTAAGtatatctttatatgtaattgcataattacttctattgcattgaaatatggttaaaatgtattgctgaatgtactgacaagggcggtaaactaaaatatactgtcTTTGCTACAAACTTCTATGTCATgtacactttttaaatgtattgtaatttCACATTCATCATGATTAAGTTgcaattacacacacactcacacacacacacacacacacacacacacacacacacacatatacatatatatatatatatatatatatatatatatatatatatatatatatatatatataaactttaaatgtaatatcaaaataaaacatacaaataagtgTACTTCAAATTATGACAAAAGATtgttaaaataactatttaaaatgtactttaaagttaaacatttaatCTGGTATTACTAAAAAgtgaacttttgtaaaaaaaaaaaaaaaaagtacttaagtgtgttaagaaagtgTACTCTAAGTAGACTTAAGTtgccttttattttattggtaCTATATTAACTTTTAGATTTTAAGTAGGAATACAAGTACCCAATCAACACAGTTAAGTAGACTTGTTTTTCTGAACTCAGCCTGTGTGTATTGTGGTTTTTCACCTGAGTCCTCTCTCTGGGAAACAGATACTCAAGTGTGCTCACAATGTATGTGCAAACAGAGCAGTGAATGGACGTCTCCATCTGTATGAGAGAGCAGAGAAACCTAGTCAGCTGTGCAAAACACGCAAATAAAAAACTCTAAATCACTTCCTCAAATGTTACCTTCATAGTGGGCACTGGTAGAGTTTTTGACATGTGATTAAGGAACAGCTCTCTCATCTTGGCACTGTCACGTCCTCCACACAATCCAAGACATGTACAGATCTCACTGGGCTTCTGAAGTGAAAGATCCAAAGGATTGGCAGCCAAATAAACAGCAGTGGTTCTCGACCAAATACAAATCTAAATAATACAATGTCTTATAAATCAAATGCATGTTTTAATCTAACTGTATATACTGTACCATCATGCTGGTAATGAAGGTGATGGCCATAGGAAGCATCTTTTCCACCTCGGTGTGGCAGATTTTACTGATCTGGGCAGGCAGCTGATCACACACTTTCTCAAGAGAGGCAGTTAATTTGGCCTAAAAAAGATTGCATTGGTATCACATAACAAAATTGATTTAAAGTGGCTCAAAAAATGATTTAGACATGTTCTTGAGTATGTATGCTATTACTGAACGTTTGTACAAGAGCAATTTtcatgcaaaacatttaataaaaaccatAAAGCGAATAATTTAAACAGAGCCTAGTTGTTTAACATAAGCAGATTATGTAGAGGCTGGTCTCATGAAAATGCATATAGATAGTAtggcaaataaaaacagaaattcgTGGTCTTCATATGCAAAATGGACTTTGGCGTGCATATGATATGCACGTGTTTGGCATACATATAATACAAAATTTGTtggcgtgcatatgatacgcagTTTTCACAGGCATatgatacaaaataaatgtttttaaaaataaatgttgaaacaaTGACTCTTACTCTTATAAAATCACATATCAGTAAAACAGTTTCCTCTTGAGATTGGAGTAGTTATATCCAATTTTACAACTTCAGGCCATGAACTGATAACACAATGACCATAAAAATGAcaagaacaaacagaaacagaagatATTCCTTTAAGAAGATAAAGCATCATGTTTAGTCGTTGGACACTGCACATAAGTCTCACTGTAGGTAAGGTAGATGTGTTAGTACAGAGTCTGTGAATGGTATAAAGTGGACAGGTGAGAAACACATCAAATTCATCAGGTTCATGAGTGAGAAGTTCATAAAGGGTCACCATGAAGAGATTCGAAACAACACACTTCTGCTTCTCAACACAACTTCCTTACATCTTTGAAATATTCTTTAAgacatgctaaaaatcatgcaaATCAAGTTCCTCAAAAGCCCTGGTATTGTAAATTCACCAATGAATGGTGCTTTCCAGTGCATTGTTAAAAACCAGCACTTTCACCTCAATCTACTTAAAGGTGAAACACTGTCGTCATGGAATCATGCAATATTATTCACTataccatctgtgtgtgtgtgtgtgtgtgtgtgtgtgtgtgtgagagagagagagagagagagagagagagagatcataccTGGAAGTCCCCATTGGATAAGAGGTCCTTCAGAAGCTCAAAAATCTGAGTGCAGTCCTGACACATGTCACCTGTCTACAGAATATTGTATATTACAGAAGAGCCAGTTTCCATTGCTTTATGTGCACGTTTTGTCTTATCAAAAGTCGAATCTTAAAGATGTAGAAATAAAGAGAAGTGAAACTGATACGTTTGCGGATGGTGTATTTCAGGTGTTGTGGGAAGTGCTTTGAGGATATGAAAATTACAACTTCTGGTTTCTTTAACCATCTACTACATCTGTTTAGAAATAAGAATAATTCTGCATTTGCAAATATGTGTAAGTGACATTTTAGCATTCTCATTTTGCTCAGCCAGGAGGTCATTTTTTAAGAAACAACAGTAGATGTTTGTTTGAAATGCAGACTTGCAGGATGGGTTTGTTCGACAGGTGTGTGTAACATACCAAACAAAAAACATGGCAAGCGTTTAACATTCCTAAAACTCACCACGCTGTCATCCGCACCCCTCAGGACATTCGTCAAGCCAGCGGGATCAACAGTTCGGGTTttgactgttaaaaataaaatcatattttaaagaaaCTCACTGAACTTACAAGAAAGATGGAAAAACGGAGAAATGtgtatagattaaaaaaaaaaattgtgaaatatttgtagaaaaaatgtaaaatgatttgtAAATTGCCTGTTTGGGTAAAAACTTCTTAGTGTAGCAATAATATCTGATCACATAACATCTCTATTGATAATTCAGTATCAAACTATCATtctacattaaaacacacacacacacacacacacacacacacacacatacacacacatatatatatatattcagacagaAGATTTCATTTACCTGAGCCCAGAAGGGCAGTGAAAAAGAGAAACTCCAGTCTAAAGGCAGTCATGTCTTCAATCACTGAAGGTTGCAGAACCAATGTCAAATTCTCTAATTTGCCCCTGTATACAGCCACAGGAAGGTTCAGCTCAAAGAGGAACTACTCTTTATATATGACGCCCCAAAAGCACAAGCCAGGCATGATAACATAGAGCCTTTACAGTGCAGATGAGAGAGCTGCAGGCCTGCTGAACAAATAATGTTGCTTAAGCACATTATTCGACCAATAAAGCCAAGTAAAGCCAATATTTGTCATGTTTCCAGATTCGTAAGTCTATCTTAGGTATGCAACTCCAGTTGAAAAGCTTATAGTCAGGTTAGAGATTCATTCAAACACGGTGGACAATAAAACAGGTGGAAACATAAAGAGTCTCGAGTCATTAGACCTGGGTCTGCTCTTTGCCCTGAGCATCTACCACCCAAAGACAGCTTAGCAAATGCACAACAGCATATTAAAACTATTCAGAATATATTAGAAACTAGAGATTTGCCTTGACCCACAACACCCATGGTGTCAAATCTTGCACAAGCACCACACACATTTTCTTGCTAAACAAAATACCTTATAACAAAACAGCTTTTGTATTAAAGTGAATAACAGAAGGAACTGAAAAATACTCTTCCGCATGGCTGATGggtttaaacattttatgtttaattgaTTAAGTACATAAATTGATCCCATTATGACAACAATGGGATGTTCTCAGGGCATAGTGTCACCAATTGAAGGATCATactcattttaatattacattaaatgttgGCATATCAGTTTTTTCATAATGAcactttcacaaaataaaatattttgatgaaCCAAGCAGTTGATGGGAGGCATTGAGAAAAtagtatggaagtcaatggctaccatcagctGTTGGattaaattcttcaaaatatcttcttttgtgttcaatagaagaaagaaacacacaggtttggaacaacccaAGGATGAGTAAGTGATGGCAgaatctttattatttttgttaactgCATCTCTCTTGCCCTCAGTGCCTCAGACTCCAGGAGGGAACTCATGTGACCAGCAGGGGGAGCATCAGGCTCACTATATGCTCCAGTGTTTCTAAGAAAAATGCAAGCTTGAACTGAGACCTTCAATAAAGTTACTGCAAAACACCACCTAGCGGATCCTGACATGATCTTGATGTCAATCCTCACATGCACATACAGCAGGATGCCCAAAGCTGCTCCTGGAGAGCCACTGTCCTGCCGTctagctccaaccctaataaaGCACCCCTGAACCAGCTAATTCATGTCTTCAGACTCACTAGAAATTGTGTGATGGAGCTGGCTGAAGCTGCAGGACGATGGCCtttcaggagcaggattggatGCCTGTGATGTATAGAGGAAATAGGAAATTTGGACAGCCACCAACTTATTAGTGTATAGATGATCAAAGATCTTGTCATGTATTTTGAGGGGTacacagtaaaaatatattttgtaaataaaacaaagattatgagCTCTAATAAATTGGAGCAATTTTTTGTTAAACTTGGAATTTAGCTTATAAATACtttgttatttcttttattattattattattattattattattattattattattattattatttactttaaggTCCAGCTGCAACTTGATAGAGCATGTTGtattcacattaaatacagaACATTAATTAGAACTAACACTAcaacataaacttttttttaaatgtgacatttaaaataatgctaacaaaaaaaaaaaaaaaccaataagAGAAACATATACAATGTAATATTGTAATACCttatttctgtctgttttctcgAAACATGTTTAAAGCTGTATACTCTGCATGCTTCTCTCATTCTTTTTTCACTCCAGATTTAACCTCATGCCTCATCTTCATTTCTGCTTTCGCTTTCCCTTCCTCTATCTCTGACCTGAATTTCTGTTTTCTAAAAAGACAATCATATctgtaaatgataaaataatcgGAATCTTTATTAATTTCATGAATGCGAGTTGAATTAGGAATGTGAGTAGGTTCGAGGTGTCTCACTTTATCACATTCCACAGAAGTAGGCCAGAAACATTTAAACACCTTGCAAGAAAAACTTCAGTCGTTTTTGCAGCTGCAACAGCAGCAACAAATAATACAAGTACTGTAATGAAAATCTGTTAGGAATTAAAGTTAGTAATGAAAATCTGAATGTAAAAGCCCTTATTTTTCCTCTTTCTTAAGTCCTCTTTTGTGCAGTGGCCACAATCACCGTGGTCGTACTGCATGAGCCAAAACTATAGCATAattgaaagaaattaaatgaatgtcCCATTAATTAAGGCTGTTGTTATCCTCTAAAAGTGTAAACGCATTAAACACAGTACAATCAAGCTTCAACAGCCCACTTTACT belongs to Carassius gibelio isolate Cgi1373 ecotype wild population from Czech Republic chromosome B10, carGib1.2-hapl.c, whole genome shotgun sequence and includes:
- the sftpba gene encoding prosaposin is translated as MTAFRLEFLFFTALLGSVKTRTVDPAGLTNVLRGADDSVTGDMCQDCTQIFELLKDLLSNGDFQAKLTASLEKVCDQLPAQISKICHTEVEKMLPMAITFITSMMKPSEICTCLGLCGGRDSAKMRELFLNHMSKTLPVPTMKMETSIHCSVCTYIVSTLEYLFPRERTQSIITVLLEGLCREFPPLVQPQCNKMVEKYVQLLVDMLLNNSSPNFICTLLRICEIRELPVNAAEVLSDCDSCLTLAVLTHMHLGSNATKLQAASFLNTVCQLHPSAMPKCETFVQRHGNRLSVFLSKQQGALDICKKADLCVSGEKEPVIAADPCSLGPSYSCRDLQTAVDCGVVYFCQKNVWE